A window of Aquitalea denitrificans contains these coding sequences:
- a CDS encoding MurR/RpiR family transcriptional regulator codes for MNHQRSIAEELRSLFESLTPTERKVGRVLLANYPVAGLETIAQLAARADVSGPTVLRLISKLGYDSYTAFQTALRDELEVRLQSPLVRHDPAQLQGDHDFLVAYASKVAQLMQQTVAHLPRAEFDGVVDMLGERKHRIWLLGGRLTDPLAAYLCHHLKVVRADVVHLRGLPSSWADSLVDMGKHDVLVIFDIRRYWDGALSIAEMAAQRKVNVLLFTDQWLSPVSRVARFTLAAHTAGPSGWDSNTPLMLLVDAVIAAINTRYWGTISNRLQEVEAMRVRLGEGSAQAGE; via the coding sequence TTGAATCATCAGCGGTCCATTGCGGAAGAGCTCCGCAGCCTGTTCGAAAGCCTGACCCCAACCGAACGCAAGGTGGGCAGGGTGTTGCTGGCCAACTATCCGGTGGCCGGACTGGAAACCATTGCCCAGCTGGCAGCACGGGCGGATGTCAGCGGCCCGACCGTACTGCGGCTGATCAGCAAGCTGGGCTATGACAGCTATACCGCCTTCCAGACTGCCCTGCGCGACGAACTGGAAGTACGGCTGCAGTCACCCCTGGTGCGGCATGATCCGGCCCAGTTGCAGGGTGATCATGATTTTCTGGTGGCTTATGCCAGCAAGGTGGCCCAGCTGATGCAGCAGACGGTGGCCCATTTGCCGCGGGCCGAATTCGATGGCGTGGTCGACATGCTGGGTGAGCGCAAGCACCGCATCTGGCTGCTGGGCGGGCGGCTGACCGACCCGCTGGCTGCCTATCTGTGCCACCACCTGAAAGTAGTACGCGCCGACGTGGTGCACCTGCGCGGCCTGCCGTCCAGTTGGGCGGATTCGCTGGTGGACATGGGCAAGCACGATGTGTTGGTGATCTTTGATATCCGTCGTTACTGGGATGGCGCGCTGAGCATTGCCGAGATGGCCGCCCAGCGTAAAGTCAATGTGCTGCTGTTTACCGATCAGTGGCTGTCACCGGTTTCCCGGGTGGCACGTTTCACCCTGGCCGCGCATACTGCCGGTCCTTCCGGCTGGGACAGCAATACCCCGCTGATGCTGCTGGTGGATGCGGTGATTGCCGCCATCAATACCCGTTACTGGGGAACGATCAGCAACCGCCTGCAGGAGGTGGAAGCCATGCGTGTGCGGCTGGGCGAGGGCAGTGCGCAGGCTGGCGAGTGA
- a CDS encoding glutamine synthetase family protein produces the protein MDARHVKTMADLKTLIEQRQLRQIKVGLVDIDGVMCGKYMSRDKFLSSLEGGFGFCDVVFGWDVGDKLYNNTLLTGWGRGYGDAQIRLIPESCRELPLEDNMIFVQGEVVGRLEGLCPRGVLRRVVERARTMGFEPMAGFEYEFLVTDESHEALQSRLYQQPKPLGSGAFGYSVLRNSVNTEFYRGLLDLCEQMNMPIEGFHEETGPGALEAALTVDHAMTAADNAVCFKTFSKVLAEKQGRMVCYMAKWNEEHSGQGGHIHISLKDRDGHSAFHQAGHEHNISDTMRHFIGGIQKLMPQFMSLAAPTINSFRRLVPGYWAPTSALWGVDNRTVAIRAIPGSSKSQRVEYRLPGADTNPYLALASGLAAGLYGIENKIEPEEAVTANGYLMQAPPHLQLHRTLWDAAQALRGSAAARDWFGDDFVDHFAATREWEEREFQRHVTDWELKRYFEII, from the coding sequence ATGGATGCTCGGCATGTGAAGACAATGGCGGATTTGAAAACCCTGATCGAACAGCGCCAGTTGCGCCAGATCAAGGTTGGCCTGGTTGATATCGATGGCGTGATGTGCGGCAAATACATGTCGCGTGACAAGTTCCTGTCCTCGCTGGAGGGCGGCTTTGGCTTCTGTGACGTGGTCTTCGGCTGGGATGTGGGGGACAAGCTGTACAACAACACCCTGCTGACCGGCTGGGGGCGCGGCTATGGCGATGCGCAGATCCGCCTGATCCCCGAGTCCTGCCGCGAACTGCCGCTGGAAGACAATATGATTTTCGTGCAGGGCGAGGTGGTGGGCCGGCTGGAAGGCCTATGTCCGCGCGGCGTGCTGCGGCGGGTGGTGGAGCGGGCCCGCACCATGGGCTTCGAGCCGATGGCCGGTTTCGAGTACGAATTCCTAGTTACCGACGAAAGCCATGAGGCATTACAAAGCAGGCTGTACCAGCAGCCCAAGCCACTGGGCAGCGGCGCATTTGGCTACTCAGTGCTGCGCAACTCGGTGAATACCGAGTTCTATCGCGGCCTGCTGGATCTGTGCGAGCAGATGAACATGCCGATCGAGGGCTTTCACGAGGAAACCGGCCCCGGCGCACTGGAAGCTGCCCTCACCGTGGATCACGCCATGACCGCTGCCGACAACGCCGTCTGCTTCAAGACCTTCTCCAAGGTACTGGCCGAAAAACAGGGACGCATGGTCTGCTACATGGCCAAGTGGAATGAAGAACACTCCGGTCAGGGCGGGCACATCCATATTTCACTGAAAGACCGCGACGGCCACAGCGCCTTCCACCAGGCTGGCCACGAACACAATATCAGCGACACCATGCGCCATTTCATTGGCGGCATCCAGAAACTGATGCCGCAGTTCATGAGCCTGGCCGCTCCCACCATCAACAGCTTCCGTCGGCTGGTGCCTGGCTACTGGGCGCCGACCAGCGCCTTGTGGGGCGTGGATAACCGCACCGTAGCCATTCGTGCCATCCCGGGCAGCAGCAAGTCGCAGCGGGTGGAGTACCGCCTGCCCGGTGCCGACACCAATCCCTATCTGGCCTTGGCCAGCGGCCTGGCTGCCGGGCTGTACGGCATCGAGAACAAGATAGAACCGGAAGAAGCGGTCACCGCCAACGGTTACCTGATGCAGGCACCGCCCCATCTGCAACTGCACCGCACCCTGTGGGATGCCGCCCAGGCACTGCGCGGCTCGGCCGCGGCGCGTGACTGGTTCGGCGATGATTTTGTCGATCACTTTGCCGCCACCCGCGAGTGGGAAGAACGCGAGTTCCAGCGCCATGTGACGGACTGGGAATTGAAACGCTACTTCGAGATCATCTAA
- a CDS encoding aldehyde dehydrogenase family protein, translated as MSTSFAVITPLDGSILLERPYATAAQTQAVLDAACAAQRGWRHTALSERKALIGKAVDWLLANKDRCADAITRQIGRPISQSPGELRGLEERARYMLDIAEQGLADIQPTAKAGFQRFMQREPLGTVLVLAPWNYPFLTAINTIVPALAAGNSVILKHSSQTPLVAELFQQAFDAAGLPAGVFQSLHLDHAATLRLVAAPQIDFVAFTGSVAGGHAVQQAASTRFIGVGLELGGKDPAYVREDADLASAIENLVDGAFFNSGQSCCGIERIYVHHSHYQAFVDGFVELTKAYRFGNPLDASTNLGPMVRASAASFVRSQIADAMAAGARALIPAGHFAADAPGTAYLAPQVLVDVHHGMSVMRDESFGPVIGIMPVDSDAEAVALMNDSVYGLTASLWTQDSAAAIRLGQEITTGTVFMNRCDYLDPALAWTGVKDTGHGISLSVLGYQQLTRIKSFHLKG; from the coding sequence ATGAGCACCTCATTCGCTGTCATCACCCCGCTGGACGGCTCCATCCTGCTGGAACGCCCCTACGCCACCGCCGCCCAGACCCAGGCAGTTCTCGATGCGGCCTGCGCCGCGCAGCGCGGCTGGCGACATACCGCGCTATCTGAACGCAAGGCGCTGATAGGCAAGGCGGTGGACTGGCTGCTTGCCAATAAAGACCGCTGTGCCGATGCCATCACCCGCCAGATCGGCCGCCCCATCAGCCAGTCACCGGGCGAGCTGCGCGGACTGGAAGAGCGGGCCCGTTACATGCTGGACATTGCCGAACAGGGCCTGGCCGATATCCAGCCCACCGCCAAAGCAGGTTTCCAGCGTTTCATGCAGCGCGAGCCGCTGGGTACGGTACTGGTGCTGGCACCGTGGAACTACCCCTTCCTCACCGCCATCAACACCATCGTGCCGGCACTGGCCGCCGGCAATAGCGTCATCCTCAAGCACTCATCGCAAACCCCGCTGGTGGCCGAGTTGTTCCAGCAGGCTTTCGATGCCGCTGGCTTGCCGGCTGGCGTGTTCCAGAGCCTGCATCTGGATCATGCCGCTACCCTGCGGCTGGTGGCGGCTCCGCAGATCGACTTTGTCGCCTTTACCGGCTCGGTAGCCGGCGGCCATGCCGTGCAGCAGGCAGCCAGCACCCGTTTTATCGGCGTGGGGCTTGAGCTGGGCGGCAAGGACCCGGCCTATGTACGCGAAGATGCCGATCTGGCCAGTGCCATCGAAAACCTGGTAGACGGTGCGTTTTTCAACTCCGGGCAATCCTGCTGCGGCATCGAGCGCATTTATGTGCACCACAGCCACTACCAGGCCTTTGTCGATGGCTTTGTCGAACTCACCAAGGCTTACCGCTTTGGCAATCCGCTGGATGCCAGCACCAACCTCGGCCCCATGGTGCGCGCCAGTGCCGCCAGTTTTGTACGCAGCCAGATTGCTGATGCGATGGCTGCCGGGGCGCGGGCGCTGATTCCGGCCGGCCATTTTGCCGCAGATGCCCCAGGCACTGCCTACCTGGCCCCGCAGGTGCTGGTGGACGTGCATCACGGCATGAGCGTGATGCGTGACGAAAGCTTTGGCCCGGTGATCGGCATCATGCCGGTGGATTCCGATGCCGAAGCCGTGGCCCTGATGAACGACAGCGTCTATGGCCTGACGGCATCGCTGTGGACGCAGGACAGCGCCGCCGCCATCCGCCTGGGGCAGGAAATTACCACCGGCACCGTATTCATGAACCGCTGCGACTACCTGGACCCAGCCCTGGCCTGGACCGGGGTCAAGGACACCGGCCATGGCATCTCGCTATCGGTGCTTGGCTACCAGCAGCTCACCCGCATCAAGTCCTTCCATCTCAAGGGGTAG
- a CDS encoding iron-containing alcohol dehydrogenase: protein MQLQGNWNYPTSIRFGAGRASELPALCQQLGMRRPLLVTDPGLARLPLIAKLLEYLHAAGLETTVFSDMRPNPVGRDVYAGIHAYKEGRHDGVIAVGGGSALDVGKAIALMVGQDRPLWDFEDVGDNWLRVNVAGVAPTIAIPTTAGTGSEVGRASLIIDEEDHRKVIIFHPSMLPRLVLADPELTTGLPPHLTAATGIDAFVHNFEAYCSPFYHPLAQGVALEGMKLVHDWLPAAYADGHNIEARSHMLAASIMGATAFQKGLGGVHALAHPIGAVFDTHHGLANAILLPYVMVRNRSAIAERLTAAARYIGLSDCSFDGFLTWVLSLRSELGIPHTLGQIGIPLERASEIGRMAKADPSDGGNPLALQAADYSAIYLAAVEGRLS from the coding sequence ATGCAATTGCAAGGTAACTGGAACTATCCAACCAGCATCCGCTTTGGTGCCGGCCGCGCCAGCGAGCTGCCAGCACTGTGCCAGCAACTGGGCATGCGCCGACCGCTACTGGTCACCGACCCCGGACTGGCCCGCCTGCCGCTGATAGCAAAACTGCTGGAATACCTGCACGCGGCCGGGCTGGAAACTACCGTTTTCAGCGATATGCGCCCCAACCCGGTGGGCCGCGATGTCTACGCCGGCATCCATGCTTATAAGGAAGGCCGGCATGATGGCGTGATTGCGGTGGGCGGCGGCAGCGCGCTGGATGTGGGCAAGGCCATTGCCCTGATGGTGGGACAGGATCGCCCGCTATGGGATTTCGAGGATGTGGGCGACAACTGGCTGCGGGTGAATGTGGCCGGCGTGGCCCCCACCATCGCCATTCCCACCACCGCCGGCACCGGCTCGGAAGTGGGCCGCGCCTCGCTGATCATCGATGAGGAGGACCACCGCAAAGTCATCATCTTCCACCCGTCCATGCTGCCACGGCTGGTGCTGGCCGACCCGGAACTCACCACCGGTCTGCCGCCACATCTGACGGCGGCCACCGGCATCGATGCCTTTGTGCACAATTTTGAAGCCTATTGCTCACCGTTTTATCACCCGCTAGCCCAGGGTGTGGCACTGGAAGGCATGAAGCTGGTACACGACTGGCTGCCCGCCGCCTATGCTGACGGCCACAATATCGAGGCGCGCTCGCACATGCTGGCCGCCTCCATCATGGGAGCCACCGCCTTCCAGAAAGGGCTGGGCGGCGTACATGCGCTGGCCCACCCCATCGGTGCGGTATTCGACACCCATCATGGCCTGGCCAATGCCATCCTGCTGCCCTATGTGATGGTGCGCAACCGCAGCGCCATTGCCGAGCGGCTAACGGCCGCCGCGCGCTATATCGGCCTGAGCGATTGCAGTTTCGACGGTTTCCTGACCTGGGTACTGTCCTTGCGCAGTGAGCTGGGCATTCCCCATACGCTGGGGCAGATCGGCATTCCGCTGGAGCGGGCCAGCGAGATCGGCCGCATGGCCAAGGCCGACCCCAGCGACGGCGGCAATCCTCTGGCGCTACAGGCGGCGGACTACAGCGCCATCTATCTGGCAGCAGTGGAAGGCAGGCTGTCATGA
- a CDS encoding gamma-glutamyl-gamma-aminobutyrate hydrolase family protein, protein MKPPLIGLTTYPAGQGYGYHTPVDYVHAVVRAGGVPVLLPPVGESAIERWLAVLDGVVLIGGGDIAPALFDGGAHPTIYNLSAERDDTETALARSLLACKLPTLAICRGLQILNTVLGGSLHLHLPDVVGEAVAHRVPPRDPTLHSVRVAGDSCLASLLGGTQISSKSWHHQAIDRAGDGVRPVAWAEDGVIEAIEIDDAPQVIAVQWHPELSAADDSSQQALFDALIRMSSNKN, encoded by the coding sequence ATGAAGCCCCCGCTGATCGGCCTGACCACCTACCCTGCCGGCCAGGGCTACGGCTACCACACCCCGGTGGATTACGTGCATGCCGTAGTGAGGGCTGGTGGTGTGCCGGTACTGCTGCCACCGGTGGGCGAATCCGCCATTGAGCGCTGGTTGGCCGTGCTGGACGGCGTGGTGCTGATTGGCGGCGGCGATATTGCCCCTGCGCTGTTCGATGGCGGTGCCCACCCCACCATCTACAACCTCAGTGCAGAGCGGGACGATACCGAAACCGCGCTGGCACGCTCCCTGCTTGCATGCAAGCTACCCACGCTGGCCATCTGCCGCGGTTTGCAAATTCTCAACACCGTCCTGGGCGGCAGCTTGCATCTGCATCTGCCGGATGTGGTGGGCGAGGCGGTGGCGCATCGGGTGCCACCACGCGACCCGACACTGCACAGCGTGCGCGTGGCCGGTGACTCCTGCCTGGCCAGCCTGCTGGGTGGCACGCAGATCAGCAGCAAGTCCTGGCATCACCAGGCAATCGACCGCGCCGGCGATGGCGTACGGCCGGTGGCCTGGGCCGAGGATGGCGTCATCGAGGCCATCGAAATCGACGACGCACCACAAGTGATTGCCGTGCAGTGGCATCCGGAGCTTTCCGCCGCGGACGACAGCAGCCAGCAAGCGCTGTTTGATGCATTGATCAGAATGAGCAGCAACAAGAACTGA
- a CDS encoding amino acid permease: protein MNRDQHAATPQGEDEKLLHSMGYAQELSRRMSGFSNFAISFSIICILAGGITAFPAGLSAGGGASIGIGWPVGALFASIVAAAMAQIASSYPTAGGLYHWSSILGGKGLGWVTAWINLLGLIFVVASVNFGVYDPFFKTLIAPLLGINPDKLTWTEQTLFLAGITISQAWLNHLGIKITTRLTDMSGYLIFVIAVVLTVSLLAYAPGPLDFSRLFTFSNFSGADGGTWPKTDNSLLVFLSGLLLTVYTLTGYDASAHTSEETHQAAHNVPKGILRSVLWSALFGYILICTFVLVLPSMQAGVKAGMGFFDLLLGSLPPLLKAVLGIGIFLVNYLCGLACLTSTSRMMYAFARDGGLPFSHQLKQVHPVHRTPGLAIWVSATLAIVATLYGDAFTVLSAGSAVFLYISYIIPVTAGMFAEGKTWTHKGPFSLGAASKPIALLATIGGAVLAFVGMQPPNEKVLYLTIALLLVLLFFWFVLGVRKQFKGPPIGERIQKHQAHIREIESALDKTT from the coding sequence ATGAATCGCGATCAGCACGCAGCCACGCCGCAGGGCGAGGACGAGAAACTGTTACACAGCATGGGGTACGCTCAGGAGTTGTCCAGACGCATGAGCGGTTTTTCCAACTTTGCTATTTCCTTCTCCATCATCTGTATTCTGGCCGGCGGCATTACCGCCTTTCCCGCCGGACTGAGCGCCGGAGGCGGCGCTTCCATCGGCATAGGCTGGCCGGTGGGTGCCCTGTTTGCCAGCATTGTTGCCGCCGCCATGGCACAAATTGCTTCGTCCTACCCAACCGCCGGCGGCCTGTATCACTGGTCGTCCATTCTCGGCGGCAAAGGTTTGGGCTGGGTGACCGCCTGGATCAACCTGCTGGGGCTGATTTTTGTAGTGGCCTCGGTCAATTTCGGGGTGTACGACCCCTTCTTCAAAACCCTGATCGCACCACTGCTGGGCATCAATCCGGACAAACTCACCTGGACGGAGCAGACACTGTTCCTGGCCGGCATCACCATCAGCCAAGCCTGGCTGAATCACCTGGGCATCAAGATTACCACCCGGCTGACTGATATGTCCGGCTACCTGATTTTTGTCATCGCCGTGGTGCTGACCGTATCGCTGCTGGCTTACGCCCCCGGCCCGCTGGACTTCTCCCGCCTGTTCACCTTCAGCAATTTCAGCGGTGCCGATGGCGGCACCTGGCCCAAAACCGACAACAGCCTGCTGGTTTTCCTGTCCGGCTTGCTGCTGACGGTTTACACCCTTACCGGCTATGACGCCTCCGCCCATACCTCGGAAGAAACCCATCAGGCCGCTCACAACGTACCCAAGGGCATTCTGCGCTCGGTACTGTGGTCTGCCCTGTTCGGCTACATCCTGATCTGCACCTTCGTGCTGGTGCTACCCAGCATGCAGGCAGGCGTCAAGGCTGGCATGGGCTTTTTCGACCTGCTGCTGGGCAGCCTGCCGCCGCTTCTGAAGGCAGTACTGGGTATCGGCATTTTCCTGGTCAACTATCTGTGCGGTCTGGCCTGCCTGACTTCCACCTCACGCATGATGTACGCCTTTGCCCGCGATGGTGGCCTGCCCTTCTCCCATCAGCTCAAGCAAGTGCACCCGGTACACCGCACACCGGGCCTGGCTATCTGGGTGAGCGCCACCCTGGCAATCGTTGCCACCTTGTACGGCGATGCCTTTACCGTGCTGTCGGCTGGCTCTGCAGTGTTCCTGTACATTTCCTACATCATTCCGGTCACCGCTGGCATGTTTGCCGAAGGCAAAACCTGGACCCACAAAGGACCATTCAGCCTGGGTGCGGCATCAAAGCCCATCGCCCTGCTGGCCACCATCGGTGGTGCCGTGCTGGCCTTTGTCGGCATGCAGCCACCGAATGAGAAGGTGCTGTACCTGACCATTGCCCTGCTGCTGGTGCTGCTGTTTTTCTGGTTTGTGCTGGGAGTGCGCAAGCAGTTCAAGGGCCCGCCGATTGGCGAGCGCATCCAGAAGCATCAGGCGCATATCCGCGAGATAGAAAGCGCGCTGGACAAGACCACCTGA
- a CDS encoding LysE family translocator encodes MIVSPEQLAAFTAAAVLITLSPGPDNLMVLSLGIAKGRRQGMVFGLGCALGCITHTVLAALGVSALIAASPMAFGLLKIAGGSYLVYLGWQAIRSKGSSLHADQRQTDNTPLAAHFRKGLIANAINPKVVLFFLAFLPQFVNPAQGHSGWQTAILGLIFTAQAAMLFGSLGYFAGAIGSWLNRTPKASQWLDRIAGSIFIALGLRLILSPQR; translated from the coding sequence ATGATCGTGAGCCCGGAACAACTGGCAGCCTTCACCGCTGCCGCCGTACTGATTACCCTCTCCCCCGGACCGGACAACCTGATGGTACTGAGCCTGGGCATTGCCAAGGGCCGCCGCCAGGGCATGGTTTTCGGCCTGGGTTGCGCACTGGGCTGCATCACCCACACCGTACTGGCCGCACTGGGGGTGAGCGCGCTGATTGCTGCTTCGCCCATGGCCTTTGGCCTGCTGAAAATTGCCGGTGGCAGCTATCTGGTGTATCTGGGCTGGCAGGCCATTCGCAGCAAGGGCAGCAGCCTGCACGCCGACCAGCGCCAGACCGATAACACGCCGCTGGCAGCGCATTTCCGCAAGGGACTGATTGCCAATGCCATCAATCCCAAGGTGGTGCTGTTCTTTCTGGCTTTCCTGCCGCAATTCGTCAATCCAGCCCAAGGGCATAGCGGATGGCAGACGGCCATTCTGGGGCTGATCTTCACTGCACAGGCTGCGATGCTGTTTGGCAGTCTGGGCTATTTTGCCGGTGCCATCGGCAGCTGGCTTAACCGCACTCCCAAGGCCAGCCAGTGGCTGGACCGCATTGCCGGCAGCATCTTCATCGCACTGGGCCTGCGCCTGATTCTGTCGCCGCAGCGCTAA
- a CDS encoding DUF2788 domain-containing protein: protein MTVCLTGLIIFMGFIIWDLGKKSQAGKMGTAILFLVLGFGVVGFIFKNVLVEFLVLK, encoded by the coding sequence ATGACCGTATGTCTGACCGGTCTCATCATCTTCATGGGCTTCATCATCTGGGATCTGGGCAAGAAATCCCAGGCTGGCAAGATGGGTACGGCCATTCTGTTTCTGGTGCTGGGTTTTGGTGTGGTGGGCTTCATTTTCAAGAACGTGCTGGTGGAGTTCTTGGTACTCAAATAA
- a CDS encoding argininosuccinate synthase, with amino-acid sequence MSDIKKVVLAYSGGLDTSVILKWLQDVYHCEVVTFTADIGQGEEVEPARKKAIALGIKPENIFIEDLREEFVRDYVYPMFRANAIYEGEYLLGTSIARPLISKRQIEIANAVGGDAVSHGATGKGNDQVRFELGYYALKPDVKVIAPWREWDLLSREKLLSYAEKHGIDISKKKNGGSPYSMDANLLHISYEGTVLEDPAAEPEEDMWLWTVSPENAPDQAEYIELSYEKGDITAINGVAMSPAQVLTELNRLGGKHGIGRLDIVENRYVGMKSRGCYETPGGTIMLKAHRAIESITLDREVAHLKDELMPKYAQLIYTGYWWSPERQMLQGLIDASQATVNGWVRLKLYKGNVIVVGRESKTDSLFDPNIATFDEDGGAYNHADAAGFIRLNALRMRIAANAKLKRG; translated from the coding sequence ATGTCTGACATCAAAAAAGTAGTGCTGGCCTACTCCGGTGGCCTGGATACCTCCGTCATCCTCAAATGGTTGCAAGATGTTTACCACTGTGAAGTGGTGACCTTCACCGCCGACATCGGCCAAGGTGAAGAAGTGGAACCGGCCCGCAAGAAAGCGATTGCGCTGGGTATCAAGCCGGAAAACATCTTTATCGAAGACCTGCGCGAAGAGTTCGTGCGCGACTACGTTTACCCGATGTTCCGTGCCAACGCCATCTACGAAGGCGAGTACCTGCTGGGTACGTCCATCGCCCGTCCGCTGATTTCCAAGCGCCAGATCGAAATCGCCAATGCCGTGGGTGGCGATGCGGTATCGCACGGTGCCACCGGCAAGGGTAACGACCAGGTGCGTTTCGAGCTGGGCTATTACGCTCTGAAACCGGATGTCAAGGTGATTGCGCCGTGGCGCGAATGGGACCTGCTGTCCCGTGAAAAACTGCTGAGCTATGCCGAAAAGCATGGTATCGACATCAGCAAGAAAAAGAACGGTGGCAGCCCGTACTCCATGGATGCCAACCTGCTGCACATCTCCTACGAAGGCACCGTGCTGGAAGATCCGGCAGCCGAGCCGGAAGAAGATATGTGGTTGTGGACGGTCAGCCCGGAAAATGCACCGGACCAGGCCGAATACATCGAGCTGAGCTACGAAAAGGGTGACATCACCGCCATCAACGGCGTGGCCATGAGCCCGGCTCAGGTGCTGACCGAGCTGAACCGCCTGGGCGGCAAGCATGGCATCGGTCGTCTGGACATCGTGGAAAACCGTTACGTGGGCATGAAGTCCCGTGGCTGCTACGAAACCCCGGGCGGCACCATCATGCTGAAGGCACACCGCGCCATCGAATCCATCACACTGGACCGCGAAGTGGCCCACCTGAAGGATGAACTGATGCCGAAGTATGCCCAGCTGATCTACACCGGCTACTGGTGGAGCCCGGAGCGTCAGATGCTGCAAGGCCTGATCGACGCTTCGCAAGCCACCGTCAACGGCTGGGTACGCCTGAAGCTGTACAAGGGCAATGTCATCGTGGTGGGCCGTGAATCCAAGACCGATTCGCTGTTCGACCCGAACATCGCCACCTTCGATGAAGACGGCGGCGCTTACAACCACGCTGATGCGGCTGGCTTCATCCGCCTCAATGCACTGCGTATGCGGATTGCTGCCAACGCCAAGCTCAAGCGCGGCTGA
- the argF gene encoding ornithine carbamoyltransferase — MKQVGHYLQFSDLNHEEYRHIFERAKVLKRRHSEKQLYQPLVGRVMSMIFEKNSTRTRVSFEAGMAQLGGHAMFLDTKTSQLGRGEPIEDTARVLSRMSDIIMIRTFEQSLVERLATHSKVPVINGLTNEYHPCQILADIFTFIEHRGSIKGKTVAWIGDGNNVCRTWLQAAKILGFKLKVATPVGYELTVLDGVHYGPEHFEPSHSAVKAVEGADLVTTDVFTSMGYEAESAARLEAFASYQVNAELMKHAKPDALFMHCLPAHRGEEVTAEVIDGPQSVVWDEAENRMHAQKALIEYLLLGHQYD; from the coding sequence ATGAAGCAAGTAGGACATTACCTGCAATTCAGCGACCTGAACCACGAGGAGTATCGCCACATCTTCGAGCGTGCCAAGGTTCTGAAGCGACGACACAGCGAAAAACAGCTGTATCAGCCGCTGGTAGGCCGCGTAATGTCCATGATCTTCGAAAAGAATTCCACGCGTACGCGGGTTTCCTTTGAAGCCGGCATGGCTCAGCTTGGCGGTCATGCCATGTTCCTGGATACCAAGACCTCCCAGTTGGGGCGCGGTGAGCCCATTGAAGACACGGCACGGGTGCTGTCGCGCATGAGCGACATCATCATGATCCGCACCTTCGAGCAGTCGCTGGTTGAGCGTCTGGCCACGCATTCCAAGGTGCCGGTCATCAACGGCCTGACCAATGAATACCACCCCTGTCAGATCCTGGCCGACATCTTCACCTTCATTGAGCATCGTGGCTCGATCAAGGGCAAGACCGTGGCCTGGATTGGCGATGGCAACAATGTCTGCCGTACCTGGCTGCAGGCGGCCAAGATTCTTGGCTTCAAGCTGAAGGTGGCTACGCCGGTAGGTTACGAGCTGACGGTGCTGGATGGCGTGCATTACGGCCCCGAGCATTTCGAGCCCAGTCACAGCGCCGTCAAGGCCGTGGAAGGGGCCGATCTGGTCACTACCGACGTGTTCACCAGCATGGGCTACGAAGCAGAAAGTGCAGCCCGACTGGAAGCGTTTGCCAGCTACCAGGTGAATGCCGAGCTGATGAAGCATGCCAAGCCGGACGCGCTGTTCATGCATTGCCTGCCTGCCCACCGTGGTGAGGAAGTGACCGCCGAGGTCATCGACGGCCCGCAGAGCGTGGTATGGGATGAGGCGGAAAACCGCATGCACGCCCAGAAAGCCCTGATCGAATATCTGCTGCTTGGTCATCAGTACGACTGA